Proteins found in one Promicromonospora sukumoe genomic segment:
- a CDS encoding glycosyltransferase, with amino-acid sequence MARPFRRAGELARNLRFTTSFVARTVVEDPLWLAVQAARRAPERVRRPLVGALNLAPAPSARHALGLLLAGDATGAASEAERLLARPGGRGQRIAAEVAVAVGRPELVDGVPAAGPARYRAAWLLGDVESIGPDAPAGLRAQVADLRPGPRDVPSEGAGPAASAVGRSGPVTVLHHLTNSLPHTQSGYTLRSHAILVAQRAHGLAASATTRPGYPLTIGSLAARGTDVVDGVAYRRLVPARATSDPARRAAQETELLVEAAREAGADVLHTTTPSAVGSLARAAAGRLGIPWVYEVRGLPEETWVAAQGTAEARARAASSRRRALMQAKETELALAADAVVTLSGTMRDALVARGVPAGKITVVPNAVPDALLAAEHPTPEAARAALGLPAGPAIGTVSSLVDYEGLETVVRTVATLRARGQDVTGLLVGDGVSRPGLARLARELGVADHVVLPGRVPPGVALTWLAALDVVLVPRRDHEVTRLVTPLKPVEAMAVGRPVVASALPALVEAVGGAGLHVDADDLEGWADAVGTLLADGERRAELVELGRGVATERTWVRNAETYLGVYRSCLGVTA; translated from the coding sequence ATGGCACGACCGTTCCGGCGCGCGGGCGAGCTCGCGCGCAACCTGCGCTTCACCACGTCCTTCGTGGCCCGCACCGTCGTCGAGGACCCGCTCTGGCTCGCCGTCCAGGCCGCCCGGCGCGCTCCCGAGCGGGTACGCCGGCCGCTGGTGGGCGCACTGAACCTCGCGCCCGCCCCGTCCGCGCGGCACGCGCTGGGCCTGCTGCTCGCGGGCGACGCCACGGGTGCCGCGAGCGAGGCCGAACGCCTGCTGGCGCGTCCCGGCGGCCGGGGGCAGCGGATCGCGGCCGAGGTCGCCGTCGCGGTGGGCCGGCCCGAGCTGGTGGACGGCGTGCCCGCGGCGGGTCCCGCGCGCTACCGCGCCGCCTGGCTGCTGGGCGACGTCGAATCGATCGGGCCGGACGCACCGGCCGGGCTGCGCGCCCAGGTCGCCGACCTGCGGCCCGGGCCGCGGGACGTCCCGTCCGAGGGTGCGGGACCGGCCGCGAGCGCCGTCGGGCGCTCCGGTCCTGTCACCGTGCTGCACCACCTGACCAACTCACTGCCGCACACGCAGAGCGGGTACACGCTGCGCTCGCACGCGATCCTGGTGGCGCAGCGCGCCCACGGGCTCGCGGCGTCGGCGACGACGCGGCCTGGCTACCCGCTGACCATCGGGTCGCTCGCGGCGCGCGGGACCGACGTCGTGGACGGCGTCGCCTACCGCCGGCTCGTCCCGGCGCGCGCGACGTCCGACCCCGCGCGGCGTGCCGCCCAGGAGACGGAGCTGCTGGTCGAGGCGGCGCGCGAGGCGGGGGCGGACGTGCTGCACACGACGACGCCGTCGGCCGTCGGGTCGCTGGCACGCGCGGCGGCTGGGCGGCTCGGCATCCCGTGGGTCTACGAGGTGCGGGGGCTGCCCGAGGAGACCTGGGTGGCCGCGCAGGGCACGGCCGAGGCGCGGGCGCGGGCGGCGTCGTCCCGCCGTCGGGCGCTGATGCAGGCGAAGGAGACCGAGCTGGCGCTGGCCGCGGACGCGGTGGTGACGCTCAGCGGCACGATGCGCGACGCGCTCGTGGCGCGCGGGGTGCCCGCCGGGAAGATCACCGTGGTGCCGAACGCGGTGCCGGACGCGCTGCTCGCGGCGGAGCACCCGACGCCGGAGGCGGCGCGGGCGGCCCTGGGCCTGCCCGCGGGCCCGGCCATCGGCACGGTGAGCAGCCTGGTCGACTACGAGGGCCTGGAGACCGTGGTCCGTACGGTCGCGACGCTCCGTGCGCGTGGTCAGGACGTGACGGGCCTCCTGGTGGGTGACGGCGTGTCCCGGCCGGGGTTGGCGCGGCTCGCGCGCGAGCTCGGCGTGGCCGACCACGTGGTGCTGCCCGGGCGGGTGCCGCCCGGCGTCGCGCTGACCTGGCTGGCCGCGCTCGACGTGGTGCTGGTGCCGCGGCGCGACCACGAGGTGACGCGCCTGGTGACGCCGCTGAAGCCGGTCGAGGCGATGGCGGTGGGGCGGCCGGTCGTGGCGAGCGCGCTGCCCGCGCTCGTCGAGGCCGTGGGCGGCGCGGGACTGCACGTCGACGCCGACGACCTGGAGGGCTGGGCCGACGCCGTCGGCACGCTCCTGGCCGACGGCGAAAGGCGGGCCGAGCTGGTGGAGCTCGGCCGTGGGGTGGCTACCGAGAGGACATGGGTGCGCAACGCGGAGACCTACCTGGGCGTCTACCGGAGCTGCCTGGGGGTGACGGCATGA